A genomic region of Mobula hypostoma unplaced genomic scaffold, sMobHyp1.1 scaffold_61, whole genome shotgun sequence contains the following coding sequences:
- the LOC134341459 gene encoding carcinoembryonic antigen-related cell adhesion molecule 5-like: MGLGFVDKAGINHPSVARPLTEKLVVGVLIKLSHFDWESFSQKPVSDVTVTSNATRLIEYNDTVTLTCFARGTAVSYLWLKENRPIIPGGRFELGADNSTLAVSGVLRTDGSFTCRASNSINSLTSNPLYLDVYCAELNWQLNGVHLQSGQLLILDNTSASQTGNYTCEAYNMFTMRNSASTKEIKVFEPVTGVTVVAYDSTPLENLDTIALSCDASGTVETRTWFKDNQPIQENERMFISTNKAKLIIISVNRNDAGTYKCIASNSFSKKVRILPEHPVVSNIVSNLTLTCFALSVPWGAYAWYNRNDLLHTGQELTLVSMSSVNVGSYTCRVTNGVTNRNSNLTVHVTTRAPKACDNIPLTPGAIVGIVLGLLGVGLIGGASGWFIARKTGGIKNAPQSQYETTINSGRKSTSDTKTVNAPRTYENFPSNEQELNLGDRSVYSDLRR, encoded by the exons ATGGGTCTGGGCTTTGTTGACAAGGCTGGTATTAATCACCCCTCCGTTGCCCGACCCCTCACGGAGAAATTAGTGGTGGGCGTCCTCATTAAACTGTCGCACTTCGATTGGGAAAGTTTCTCGCAAA AACCTGTTTCCGATGTCACCGTAACATCTAATGCCACCAGACTGATAGAGTACAATGATACCGTCACACTAACCTGCTTCGCAAGAGGCACGGCAGTCTCTTACCTGTGGCTTAAGGAGAACAGGCCGATAATTCCTGGTGGCAGGTTTGAACTGGGTGCCGATAACAGCACACTCGCTGTTTCAGGAGTGCTGCGGACAGACGGAAGTTTCACCTGCAGAGCGAGCAACTCGATAAACTCCCTGACAAGCAACCCGTTGTATCTCGATGTCTACT GCGCTGAATTGAACTGGCAACTGAACGGTGTCCATCTACAAAGTGGGCAGCTTCTCATCCTCGACAACACCTCTGCGAGCCAGACGGGAAACTACACCTGTGAGGCTTATAACATGTTTACAATGAGGAATAGTGCCTCAACCAAGGAAATCAAAGTGTTCG AGCCGGTGACCGGGGTTACTGTGGTGGCCTATGATTCCACTCCCCTGGAAAACCTTGATACCATCGCACTGAGTTGTGATGCCTCGGGCACTGTTGAGACGCGGACATGGTTCAAGGATAACCAACCCATCCAGGAAAACGAAAGAATGTTTATATCTACCAACAAGGCGAAACTGATTATAATCAGTGTTAACAGAAACGACGCAGGGACGTACAAGTGCATCGCCAGCAACTCTTTCAGCA AGAAGGTCAGAATCCTACCGGAGCATCCAGTTGTATCCAATATTGTGTCAAACCTGACATTAACTTGCTTTGCTCTGTCAGTCCCCTGGGGTGCATATGCATGGTACAACAGGAACGATCTCCTGCACACAGGGCAGGAACTCACACTTGTGTCAATGAGCTCGGTTAATGTTGGGAGTTATACATGTCGGGTTACTAACGGCGTAACCAACAGGAACAGTAACCTCACTGTCCATGTTACAACACGAG CACCAAAGGCATGTGACAATATCCCCCTCACCCCTGGCGCAATCGTGGGCATTGTACTTGGTTTACTTGGCGTGGGGCTGATCGGAGGAGCCAGTGGATGGTTCATCGCAAGGAAAACGGGCGG GATCAAAAATGCACCACAATCCCAATATGAGACGACCATCAATTCCGGAAGAAAGA GCACCTCGGATACAAAGACCGTGAACGCACCGCGAACCTACGAAAATTTCCCAAGCAATGAACAG GAACTTAATCTGGGCGATCGATCTGTTTACAGCGATCTGAGGAG GTGA